Proteins encoded within one genomic window of Clupea harengus chromosome 10, Ch_v2.0.2, whole genome shotgun sequence:
- the si:ch211-247n2.1 gene encoding calcium-activated potassium channel subunit beta-2: MFLWAGAKGPQRSGHEGRVYQKIQYDVLEKRKTVTALKAGEDRAILLGLSMILFSVMMYFVLGITMMRSYADSVWTEESSCTVLNSSVVAEINCTYSCGSECWKSSRYPCLQVFVSLNASGRVLRLSHNEEAQDSNPECFYVPKCRKDSTAMYSMVLNISERLKLHQQVPCHYAPGERQDSALLTRLYGPGAIFHSLFWPSCTLVGGTLIIAMVKLTQYLSMLCEQIGRIKRLGLSLFEAARHRGRAASVSSQRHGAPVLDTV; the protein is encoded by the exons ATGTTCCTATGGGCTGGAGCCAAAGGACCTCAGAGATCAGGACACGAGGGAAG GGTTTACCAAAAGATCCAGTATGACGTCTTGGAAAAGAGGAAGACGGTGACGGCGCTGAAGGCAGGCGAGGACCGAGCCATCCTGCTGGGCCTGAGCATGATCCTCTTCTCCGTCATGATGTACTTTGTCCTGGGAATAACCATGATGCGTTCCTACGCAGACAG CGTGTGGACGGAAGAGTCCAGCTGCACCGTGCTCAACTCGTCGGTCGTGGCGGAGATTAACTGCACCTACAGCTGCGGCTCCGAGTGCTGGAAGAGTTCCAGGTATCCGTGCCTACAGGTGTTCGTCAGTCTCAACGCATCCGGCCGAGTGCTCCGTCTCTCCCACAACGAAGAGGCTCAGGACTCAAACCCCGAG TGTTTCTACGTTCCCAAATGCCGTAAGGACTCCACCGCCATGTACTCGATGGTCCTAAACATCTCGGAGAGACTCAAGCTGCACCAGCAGGTCCCCTGCCACTACGCCCCAGGAGAGCGGCAGGACAGCGCGCTGCTGACCCGACTCTACGGCCCCGGGGCCATCTTCCACTCCCTCTTCTGGCCCTCGTGCACGCTCGTCGGGGGCACGCTCATCATCGCCATGGTGAAACTCACGCAGTACCTGTCCATGCTGTGTGAGCAAATCGGTCGGATCAAAAG GCTTGGTCTCTCCCTCTTCGAAGCCGCGCGCCACAGAGGGAGAGCTGCTTCCGTCTCCAGCCAGAGGCACGGTGCGCCGGTCCTGGATACAGTCTGA